One genomic segment of Ricinus communis isolate WT05 ecotype wild-type chromosome 3, ASM1957865v1, whole genome shotgun sequence includes these proteins:
- the LOC8265193 gene encoding probable WRKY transcription factor 11 — protein MAVELMSFAKMEDQMAIQEAASQGLKSMEHLIRLMSHKSNHVDCTDLTDLTVSKFRKVISLLNRTGHARFRRGPVQSSSCLSSAPAPSASQSINLNTTRIAAPPAPAPGVHPVTAPAASFVQQPQSVTLDFTKPNIFSSNGKSSELEFSVSSSSSFMSSAITGDGSVSNGKQGSSIFLAPAVSGGKPPLSSAPYNKKRCHEHDHSEDVSGSASGKCHCSKRRKNRVKKTIRVPAISSKIADIPPDEYSWRKYGQKPIKGSPYPRGYYKCSTVRGCPARKHVERATDDPTMLIVTYEGEHRHTQAAMQDNLSGGIGLVFEST, from the exons ATGGCAGTTGAGCTTATGAGTTTTGCAAAAATGGAAGATCAAATGGCCATACAGGAGGCTGCATCTCAGGGCTTGAAGAGTATGGAACACTTGATCCGTCTCATGTCTCACAAATCTAATCACGTGGATTGCACGGACCTTACTGACCTCACTGTTTCAAAGTTCAGAAAGGTTATCTCTCTTCTCAATCGGACCGGTCATGCTCGGTTCAGACGCGGTCCTGTTCAATCTTCATCTTGTTTATCATCCGCACCTGCACCGTCTGCCTCTCAAAGTATAAACTTAAATACTACTCGTATAGCCGCACCTCCAGCTCCAGCTCCGGGTGTCCATCCGGTGACAGCTCCGGCGGCGAGCTTTGTGCAGCAGCCTCAGAGTGTGACCCTTGACTTTACaaagcctaacatatttagcTCTAACGGTAAAAGCTCAGAGCTTGAGTTTAGTGTGTCATCGAGCTCGTCTTTTATGTCCTCAGCTATAACTGGAGACGGCAGCGTTTCCAACGGGAAACAAGGATCTTCGATCTTCTTGGCACCTGCTGTTTCCGGTGGAAAGCCGCCGCTCTCATCTGCGCCATATAACAAAAAGAGATGTCACGAGCACGATCATTCGGAAGACGTCTCCGGATCCGCTAGCGGCAAGTGCCATTGCTCCAAGAGAAG GAAAAACCGGGTCAAGAAAACAATTAGAGTTCCAGCGATTAGTTCTAAAATCGCCGATATTCCACCGGATGAATACTCCTGGAGGAAGTATGGTCAAAAGCCAATTAAGGGATCACCTTACCCACG ggGATATTACAAGTGTAGCACTGTGAGAGGGTGCCCAGCAAGGAAGCACGTTGAACGGGCTACTGATGATCCGACGATGCTGATTGTGACATACGAAGGGGAGCACCGTCATACTCAAGCCGCGATGCAGGATAACTTATCTGGTGGTATTGGATTGGTATTCGAGTCAACGTAA
- the LOC8265192 gene encoding exocyst complex component EXO70A1, protein MGDSVSDKCNGKDRILNLIAARKSLKLSLDKSKALGSSLEKAGPRLDEINQRLPSLEAAVRPIRADKDALAAVGGHINRAVGPAAAVLKVFDAVHGLEKSLLSDPKNDLSGYLSVLKRLEEALRFLGDNCGLAIQWLEDIVEYLEDNTVADERYLSNLKKSLKSLRELQNEDKKASLDGGLLDAALDKLEGEFRRLLTEHSVPLPMSSPPSLGQQAVIAPSPLPVSVIQKLQAILGRLIANNRLEKCISIYVEVRGSNVRASLQALDLDYLEISIAEFNDVQSIEVYIAKWGKHLEFAVKHLFEAEYKLCNDVFERIGLDVWMGCFAKIAAQAGILAFLQFGKTVTESKKDPIKLLKLLDIFTSLNKLRLDFNRLFGGAACMEIQNLTRDLIKRVIDGAAEIFWELLLQVELQRQIPPPPDGGVPRLVSFITDYCNKLIGDDYKPILTQVLLIHRSWKHERFQERLLFTEVLNIIKAIELNLETWTKAYEDAILSNLFAMNNHYHLYKHLKGTKLGDLLGDSWLREHEQYKDYYATIFLRDSWGKLPGHLSREGLILFSGGRATARDLVKKRLKNFNEAFDEMYKKQSNWVMPERDLREKTCQLIVQAVVPVYRSYMQNYGPLVEQDGSSSKYAKYSVQTLEHMLASLFQPRPGRYGSFKGRQLSDKFNNGVADLRRTASAVV, encoded by the coding sequence ATGGGGGATTCAGTTAGTGATAAATGTAATGGTAAAGATAGGATTCTAAATTTGATAGCTGCAAGAAAGTCATTGAAGCTAAGCTTGGACAAATCAAAAGCTTTAGGCTCTTCTCTTGAGAAAGCAGGGCCTAGATTAGATGAGATTAACCAAAGATTGCCTTCTTTAGAGGCTGCAGTCCGCCCCATTCGTGCAGACAAAGATGCCCTTGCTGCTGTCGGAGGCCACATTAACCGTGCTGTTGGTCCTGCTGCTGCAGTTCTTAAGGTTTTTGATGCGGTTCATGGGTTAGAAAAATCACTGTTATCAGATCCAAAGAATGATCTTTCTGGATATCTGTCTGTATTGAAGCGTCTCGAAGAGGCATTGAGGTTTTTGGGGGACAATTGTGGATTGGCAATTCAGTGGCTGGAGGATATAGTTGAGTATTTGGAGGATAATACTGTAGCAGATGAGCGGTACCTTTCGAATTTGAAGAAGTCATTGAAGAGTCTTAGGGAGTTGCAAAATGAAGATAAAAAAGCCAGCCTTGATGGTGGACTTCTAGATGCTGCATTAGATAAATTAGAAGGTGAGTTCAGACGTCTTTTGACAGAACATAGTGTGCCGCTCCCTATGTCATCACCTCCGTCACTGGGTCAACAGGCAGTGATTGCACCGTCACCATTACCTGTGAGTGTAATTCAGAAGCTGCAAGCTATTCTTGGGCGGTTGATTGCGAATAATAGGCTTGAAAAGTGCATATCAATTTATGTTGAAGTTCGTGGTTCAAATGTTAGAGCTAGTCTGCAGGCGCTTGATTTGGATTATCTTGAGATCTCTATAGCTGAATTCAATGATGTGCAGAGCATAGAGGTCTATATTGCTAAGTGGGGCAAGCATTTGGAGTTTGCAGTGAAGCACTTGTTTGAAGCGGAGTACAAGCTTTGTAATGATGTTTTTGAAAGGATTGGATTGGATGTGTGGATGGGATGCTTTGCAAAAATAGCTGCTCAAGCAGGTATTCTTGCATTTCTTCAATTTGGCAAAACTGTCACAGAAAGTAAGAAGGATCCGATCAAGCTTTTGAAGTTGTTGGATATTTTCACATCTCTGAACAAGTTAAGGCTGGATTTCAACAGGCTTTTTGGCGGTGCAGCCTGTATGGAAATCCAAAATCTCACAAGGGATCTCATTAAGAGGGTGATTGATGGGGCAGCTGAGATCTTCTGGGAACTACTACTTCAGGTGGAGTTGCAGAGGCAGATCCCACCACCTCCTGATGGTGGTGTCCCTAGACTAGTAAGCTTTATTACTGATTACTGTAATAAGCTTATTGGGGATGACTATAAGCCTATTCTGACCCAGGTTCTGCTTATTCATCGGAGCTGGAAGCATGAGAGGTTTCAGGAGAGGCTCCTCTTTACTGAGGTGCTGAACATAATTAAAGCCATTGAGCTCAATTTGGAGACATGGACAAAAGCTTACGAGGATGCTATCCTATCTAACCTTTTTGCGATGAACAATCATTATCATTTGTACAAGCACTTAAAAGGAACAAAACTTGGAGATCTCTTAGGGGATTCTTGGTTAAGAGAACATGAGCAATACAAGGACTATTATGCCACAATCTTCTTGAGAGATAGCTGGGGAAAGCTTCCGGGACATTTAAGTCGAGAAGGTCTTATTCTTTTCTCAGGTGGTCGTGCCACTGCTCGTGATCTTGTCAAGAAAAGgctgaaaaattttaatgaagCTTTTGATGAAATGTACAAGAAGCAGTCAAATTGGGTTATGCCAGAGAGAGATCTCAGGGAGAAGACCTGCCAGTTGATTGTGCAGGCAGTTGTGCCTGTTTATCGAAGTTATATGCAGAACTATGGGCCCTTGGTTGAGCAGGATGGAAGCTCcagcaaatatgcaaaataCTCCGTGCAGACTTTGGAGCACATGCTCGCTTCTTTGTTTCAACCTAGGCCAGGAAGATATGGAAGCTTCAAAGGCAGGCAGCTTAGTGATAAATTCAATAATGGGGTAGCAGATCTTCGTCGGACAGCATCTGCGGTTGTGTGA